The Caulobacter sp. 73W region CGCCCCTGCTTGTCGAAGATCAGGGTGGTGGGGAAGCCTTCGGCGCGCGGCGTCAGGCCGAAAGCCAGCTTGTAGCCCGGATCGCGATAGAGCTTCAGGGGCGGCACGGCGGCGATGTCGGCCTTGGCCAGGTTCAGGTCGTCGTCGCGATCAACGCTGACCGCCAGCACCTGCACCGGCTGGGTGGCGTAGGCCGCCTGCAGCTTGGCCAGGGTGGGCATCTCCTTCTTGCAGGGCGCGCACCAGGTGGCCCACAGGTTCACCACCACGACCTGCCCCTTGAAGTCCGCGATGGTCAGGGGTTTTCCGTCGGCGTCCGTGAAGCCGGCGACCGGCGCGGCGCGCGGCTCCTTGGGGACTTCGAGCTTGGAAAGGCTGGCCCGCTTCAGGTCGGAAAGGTTCGTCAGCCCGCCTTGGCCCGCATTGGGTTTGAACGCGGACATCGCAATGACGTATAGAACCGCCGCGACGCCGATCAGGGCGACGCCCCGAATGGCCCACTTCAGGTAGTCGGGCTTGGGTTTTTCCGCCTGGACTTCGCTCATATGACCGACAACGCCTCCAATGCGCCCTCCAATAAGGCCGAGGGCCAAGCCATGTGGGGCGGTCGATTCTCCGCCAAACCGGCCGAACTGATGCAGGCGATCAACGTCTCCATCGGATTCGACAAGCGCCTCTGGGCGCAGGATCTGGCGGGCTCTCGCGCCCACGCGGCGATGTTGTCCAGCAAGGGCGTGATTACAAGCGAAGATGCAAACGAGATCCTGAAGGGCCTCGACGCCATCGAGGGCGAGATCGAGGCCGGGACCTTCCCGTTCCGCGACGAATACGAAGACATCCACATGAACATCGAGGCGCGGCTGCGCGAGCTGATCGGCGCGACCGCCGGCCGGCTGCACACCGCCCGTTCGCGCAACGACCAGGTGGCCGTCGACTTCCGCCTGTGGGTGCGCGGCGCCTGCGAGCGGTCGGCCGCCCAGATCGAGGCGCTGCAACGCGCCCTGCTGACGACCGCCGAGGCGCACGCCGAAACCCTGATGCCGGGCTTCACCCACCTGCAGCCGGCCCAGCCGGTGACCTTCGGCCATCACCTTATGGCCTATGTGGAGATGTTCGGCCGCGACGCCTCGCGCTTCAAGGACGCCCGGGCGCGGATGAACGAGTGCCCGCTGGGCGCCGCCGCTCTCGCCGGCTCCCCCTTTCCCATCGATCGCCACCAGACGGCGGGGACGCTGGGCTTCGACCGGCCGACGGCGAACTCGCTGGACAGCGTGTCGTCGCGTGACTTCGCGCTGGAAGCCCTGTCGGCCGCCTCGATCTGCGCCACGCACCTGTCGCGCCTGGCTGAAGAGATCGTGATCTGGATGACGCCGCAGTTCGGCTTCATCAAGCTGACCGACGCCTTCACCACCGGCAGCTCGATCATGCCGCAGAAGAAGAACCCGGACGCCGCCGAGCTGATCCGCGCCAAGGTCGGCCGCATCCTGGGCTCGCTGACCACCCTGACCGTGGTGATGAAGGGCCTGCCGCTGGCCTATTCCAAGGACATGCAGGAAGACAAGGTCCCGACCTTCGAGGCCTTCGACGCCCTGGAGCTGAGCCTGCTGGC contains the following coding sequences:
- a CDS encoding TlpA family protein disulfide reductase, with the translated sequence MSEVQAEKPKPDYLKWAIRGVALIGVAAVLYVIAMSAFKPNAGQGGLTNLSDLKRASLSKLEVPKEPRAAPVAGFTDADGKPLTIADFKGQVVVVNLWATWCAPCKKEMPTLAKLQAAYATQPVQVLAVSVDRDDDLNLAKADIAAVPPLKLYRDPGYKLAFGLTPRAEGFPTTLIFDKQGRERARLAGEADWNSPEARELVERLIREKS
- the argH gene encoding argininosuccinate lyase, translating into MTDNASNAPSNKAEGQAMWGGRFSAKPAELMQAINVSIGFDKRLWAQDLAGSRAHAAMLSSKGVITSEDANEILKGLDAIEGEIEAGTFPFRDEYEDIHMNIEARLRELIGATAGRLHTARSRNDQVAVDFRLWVRGACERSAAQIEALQRALLTTAEAHAETLMPGFTHLQPAQPVTFGHHLMAYVEMFGRDASRFKDARARMNECPLGAAALAGSPFPIDRHQTAGTLGFDRPTANSLDSVSSRDFALEALSAASICATHLSRLAEEIVIWMTPQFGFIKLTDAFTTGSSIMPQKKNPDAAELIRAKVGRILGSLTTLTVVMKGLPLAYSKDMQEDKVPTFEAFDALELSLLAMAGMVSDLTPNQERMAAAAGAGFSTATDLADWLVRELGLPFRDAHHVTGAAVKRCEELGCDLPDLPLAELQTLNAGINEGVYSVLTPAASVASRVSYGGTAPTQVRAQIARWKEILA